One genomic window of Bacillus mycoides includes the following:
- the qoxC gene encoding cytochrome aa3 quinol oxidase subunit III codes for MAALDKSLPLEYQSEQSRLNILGFWIFLGAEIMLFATLFASYLVLAGRTADGPTPAQLFEVKTLLIQTLLLLTSSFTCGIAIHEMRKHNQKAMLGWFIFTLLLGAGFLFFEIEEFIMYVGEGATIQTSAFLSGFFVLLGTHGAHVTGGIIWATCVIIQILKRGLTPVTARKVFIISLYWHFLDLVWVFIYTLVYLNGMVA; via the coding sequence ATGGCGGCTTTAGATAAAAGCTTACCTTTGGAATATCAATCCGAGCAAAGCAGATTGAATATCCTAGGATTCTGGATTTTTCTTGGGGCTGAAATTATGCTGTTCGCAACACTTTTCGCCTCTTATCTAGTCCTTGCTGGTCGTACGGCAGATGGCCCAACACCAGCGCAACTGTTTGAAGTTAAAACACTTTTAATTCAAACGCTATTACTTTTAACAAGTAGTTTCACATGTGGTATCGCAATTCACGAAATGCGTAAACACAACCAAAAAGCAATGCTTGGATGGTTCATCTTTACATTACTTTTAGGTGCAGGTTTCCTATTCTTCGAGATCGAAGAGTTCATTATGTACGTTGGTGAAGGCGCAACGATTCAAACAAGCGCATTCTTATCTGGATTCTTCGTTCTTCTTGGAACGCATGGTGCCCACGTAACAGGTGGTATCATTTGGGCAACTTGTGTTATTATCCAAATTTTAAAACGAGGTTTAACACCAGTTACAGCTCGTAAAGTATTTATTATCAGCTTATACTGGCATTTCCTTGATCTTGTTTGGGTCTTTATTTACACACTAGTTTACTTGAACGGGATGGTGGCGTAA
- the qoxD gene encoding cytochrome aa3 quinol oxidase subunit IV — protein MGQNNNQANAHSGFPWSHVFGFILSLALTFLALYVALYTDLPLSTILTTIIIMAVAQALLQLIMFMHLKEGEGSIQILTMIYSFFVAAATVGLTVWIFFSM, from the coding sequence ATGGGTCAAAATAACAATCAAGCAAATGCGCATAGCGGATTCCCGTGGTCACACGTTTTCGGATTCATTTTATCGCTTGCACTAACGTTTCTTGCTTTATATGTTGCACTTTACACAGACTTGCCACTTTCAACGATATTAACAACTATTATCATAATGGCAGTTGCGCAAGCGTTATTACAATTAATTATGTTCATGCACTTAAAAGAAGGAGAAGGAAGCATTCAAATTCTTACAATGATATACAGTTTCTTCGTTGCAGCTGCAACAGTTGGTCTTACTGTATGGATTT